In the Ursus arctos isolate Adak ecotype North America unplaced genomic scaffold, UrsArc2.0 scaffold_19, whole genome shotgun sequence genome, one interval contains:
- the LOC125283305 gene encoding olfactory receptor 13H1-like: MNGLKEPNLIYRKPPGSEPPPKMIPHFPPSGSFGRGVDSQNSTEIFFVLLGLSQYPRAQTAFFCLLLLSYTITLLGNGLILLLICYDCRLHTPMYFFLSNLSFLDVCYTTASVPQMLVNCLVSVPVVSLGQCLAQMVVGLYLGVVECLLLAAMAYDRCVAIVDPLRYPVRMGPQLCSLLAGTSWTVAFLLTVVPVLTMPLEFCGRQVINHFSCELLALLKLACSDLQFYELLMVCTSALTLLAPFAFIVASYGMILVAVLRMRSTEGHGKAFSTCGSHLTVVVLFYGSAIAMYVMPQDKIIRDRDKIISISYGVLTPMMNPLIYSLRNKDMKGALRRLLRRKAEV; encoded by the coding sequence ATGAATGGCTTGAAAGAGCCCAACCTTATTTATAGGAAGCCACCAGGTTCCGAACCACCTCCCAAGATGATCCCCCATTTCCCACCCAGCGGGAGTTTTGGAAGGGGCGTGGACAGCCAGAACAGCACAGAGATCTTCTTCGTCCTGCTCGGGCTCTCCCAGTACCCACGAGCTCAGACCGccttcttctgcctgctcctccTGTCCTACACCATCACCCTTTTGGGGAACGGCCTCATCCTGCTCCTGATCTGCTACGATTGCCGGCTCCacacgcccatgtacttcttcctcagcaACCTGTCCTTCCTGGACGTGTGCTACACTACAGCCAGCGTGCCCCAGATGCTCGTCAACTGCTTGGTGAGCGTTCCTGTCGTCTCGCTAGGACAGTGCTTGGCCCAGATGGTCGTGGGACTCTATCTGGGTGTCGTGGAGTGTCTCCTGCTGGCCGCCATGGCCTACGATCGCTGTGTGGCCATCGTGGACCCCCTGCGCTACCCTGTGCGCATGGGGCCCCAGCTGTGCAGCCTGCTGGCCGGGACCTCGTGGACGGTGGCGTTCCTGTTGACCGTGGTCCCCGTGCTGACTATGCCCTTGGAGTTCTGCGGCCGCCAGGTCATCAATCACTTCTCGTGCGAGCTCCTGGCCCTGCTCAAGCTGGCCTGCTCTGACCTGCAGTTCTATGAGTTGCTCATGGTGTGCACCAGTGCCCTGACCCTGCTGGCTCCCTTTGCCTTCATCGTGGCCTCCTATGGAATGATCCTGGTGGCCGTGCTGCGGATGCGGTCCACGGAGGGCCACGGCAAGGCCTTTTCCACATGTGGGTCTCACCTCACGGTGGTGGTGCTGTTCTATGGCTCGGCCATCGCCATGTACGTGATGCCTCAGGACAAGATCATCCGCGACCGAGACAAGATCATCTCCATATCGTACGGCGTCCTCACCCCCATGATGAACCCCCTCATCTACAGCCTGCGGAACAAGGACATGAAAGGCGCCCTCAGGAGGCTCCTGCGGAGAAAGGCTGAGGTCTAA